The segment TCACCGTTAGAACTGCAGCTTACAACGTGCACTCTGGCGACAAGCGAAAGGCGACATCCACACGTCTCCATTGTGCCTGATGCAAAGCGCAGACTCAGCATATAGACCGAACTCAACACATTCTGCGAGAGATATCTGATTTGAGACACATTGCAGCCACCATGGCCTTCCATGTAAGCAAAACACTGACTACCAGTTGATACAGGATACAGGTACAAAGCGTGATGAACGAACACTTACCCTAATGTCTCACAATTCCAGATTTGGGTTGACATGTTCTACGATATCTGCAATGGAAGTTTGAGCTCTCTGGCCTACATCAATCGCGGCGCGCTAAAAATAActagttgtcatggtaacgCTCGACTTGGAGATATCGCAGCGATAATAACGAGATCCCAAATCACACAAACAGGCATCGTCAGCTTCCTTCAGCATGTGGGTGTGAACACTGTTGCAAGTGTGAACTGAAGTTAGCCAGCTACTGCCTGTATCAAGATTTTGGATGTCAACAGAGACCAGCTGGCATATGGCCTgtgatgtgaattgattaattataTGTGGCATCACACACGTAAACAGCGTGACCATGCGTGAATATCTAGTTATATTCCAGACTTACTTATACTTTTCAAAGGGCCTGCGGAGATATATATATCTTGGAGACGACTTTTGCGGCTTGTTTCAGATTTCCAGACTTTCTCAAAGTTTGTGCTTGCTTTCGCTACCGTATTGGGCATATTGATATAAGTATGTAAATGGACTTAGATCAGGGATAAACTACAACGTATAGTTTCCCTGCTTAGATGAAAAGCCCTTGTAGTATACATTCCCTATTTTATgatatcactcattcattttgtgGTGTCGAAAGTTCATGATATGAAATAATTGTTGATATCACAAACCGAGTAactgatataaaaaaaatcgaTTATTAGATATTCCCTGATGAATTATtgatatgaaaaaatataattgcatgtaaataaacaaattcGACTAAATTATATCATAACATTCAATTTTTGACAACAAGATGTcattttatgataaaatatggaatttgttatattatcatttatttcattatattgacATTTTAAAGATATCCTTAATCAAAGATTGTGATATCCATAATTcatattgtgatataaaaaatgAACAACTGATATCATAACATATAACGGCGCCCGATATAGATCCAATAAACCACCTTAACAGATTCACGTTTCTCATTTCCAGTGCTAAATCGTGTACCCAGTTTGAACGCTTAGTCACCGCATATGTATgattaaattttgaaaataagaAATAACCCCATATAAATTGATAAGGGAATTCCGAACCTGAGGGAAATCTCATTCACCCGACGAAGGGGCAAGGGAAAGGCCGGGAGGGTTATGAAtataataaagaagaagttgacatccataacatgttGTCTTGttctggggaaatctagacttgcttcatttaggactttagcATTTACGGGATGGGTAGGCAAAAGGAATAATAATACAGTTCGCTGAATGTGATACAGACGATTTGCGTGTATGATAGATATTGCCATGCACAGCCTTCCGGTTGTGGTCGTTCTTGAACTCGTGTTAAGAAGTATTGCGGGCTGTCATAATCTACAAAATCGACGTGTCGGGAATGTGTATGGGGTTTAATCAACTTTTACACCACATATTGGATATTGAAGGGTATGGAAACATTAAGGTTCAATGATGCATGGTCAGATCACTTCGTAAACAGTGAAACTAGTGTGTGAAATAAATATGGACAACTTAAATTTACCTTATTCGTTATTTGGAATTAGAAGAACTCTAGACTTAATACGCCTTGTTAACTTTgcagttttcagagatttataattttctgagGAATAAATAATCGTATGTGATTGAAATGATAGAATCATCACGCCTATCTTGCATTTGTCAGAGTTCGTCTTGTGGTagaaaagtatttttctgcagTTTCCACAACTCTGTTTTTAATAACAACGAAGTTGTATTGAAAGATGCTACAGTCCGTTCGACGTTCATTTCATCTTTTACATTTTCACGCACCCGACAACTTCCGGTTCCATGTGTTCTCGTGTATCGGAACGTCTTTTTGGAGTTCCGTTCACTTTTGCCCTATCCCTTTTTCATGACACTTTACATTACTTCGATAGGACATTTTAGAGCTGTTAACGTGTTAGTTCAAGGGGATATAGGCCCTTCATTCTCTATGTTTATGTTAAAGTATTTCACTAACGGTTGAGACAGATTCGGTTTTCGTGTATTGGGTGTAGACTATATAGCTTGTTGCTGCATTTCAGCATGCCATGTACACGTTTATTTATGCACGAGGGGAAAAATATATTCAGCTCTATCGTGAAGCATAGGTCGTTTGTGCCtgtcagtgtttacattttCGACAACTATACATCACTGCATGAGAGACAGTTGCGTCTGTTTTGGCGACCCTTTCACAGTGGGATTTCACTGAACACCGATCAAACATGGGGTGTATCCAAATTATTGACCCCTTCACATTGTTTATGTAATAGTGTTAGAGGATATACAAGGAAGAGAAGTAAAAGCAAGGTAATTTCgtatgtgtatttgaatcacAAATTTATGAGAGGTGAAATAATAGACGGTGTAAGGTATACAAGACCGGAGTCGAAATTTGGTTAGGCTTGATTTGTGGATCGCTGAAATTATCATGCTAAATCTTGTATGATATCATGAAGTGCTAGTTTAGATGTACACACAATGCCATGGTTCGCTAATAAAAATGTTCCGAATCTGTGCGTTACACGTAAATAGACTAAATCTATGTTCTGCACTGAGTTAAGTAGCTCAAGATCACTAATGCCGTCAATAGCAAATTGTATTTTACCAAACATCAGGTGAAAAGGTACCAATAGGCATTAGCACCAATCCTCTCATATCTCGTCATCAGCTATTTTAGGTGTCAGTACTTAGTGCACTGCACTGTCATGCATAGTAATATATAATAACCGACTACATTATCCATAGAAGAAGGTGAAGTCATATTTTGTGTGCCCATGATTGAGTAATGATTGGAAATGCCTTCGgtatacaaatattttgaagtggAATATTAGGCATTATCAATTTGGCTGAATCAATGAATAACATAGTCACTgagtatacaaaatgaaatTGCATATTTAAAATAGGATTTTCACTGCCCGTCCCTTTCATTTACATGTCAAAGTTATGCAAGTATAAGTGTTGGCATACAGACAGTAAGAACATATTATTTTAGTAAGCAGTGAACTGGAACATTACAGATGTATTACATGAAGTCACAAATATATGAATCAGAGGAATCCTGAACATTGTTGTAGCACAAAGGAGTGATTTGtggttgttttatgccacattcggCGATATGTGACAATGATTTTAATTTAGCTCAGCGCAGTCTGGAAGACTAGTGATTATAACATGAGTATTGATTAGTGACTTATTATGCCATGTCACATTTAGGCTGACAGCcccagtgacagtgacagtgacagcaatgatgatgatgatgatgaagaaatcGATAGTGAGGATGAGGCTGACTACACTGATCATGGTGGATCTGTGATGAAACTCCATGTCCGCTCTCTCCGAACTGACAGCATTCTCAGCAAAGGAATGAACACAGGACGCGAGTATGACACCATCATTTGTAATTTAGCCATTTATTCCAAGTGTATTTCTGGATTGTATAACAAGGATCCTGTTGGTACCAAATTTTTTAAGACATGTGTCTGTTTAAGAAACGATGTTTTAGCACAATAATAGCTCAGAAAGTTTACTGTTCAAATGATTAAAGAAAAAGTACATTCCATCATGTGTATTTTCGTACGTTTCAAGCACATAACAATGAAGATAAGTCTTTGAATATGTGTATTCACATTTACTTTGATATAATTTTGTGTCCAAAATGTAGATGTGCACTTTGCCCACATTATTGCTATATAATACAATTTTGTACAAAGACGTGTCTGAATGAGTAAAACTGACAACCATCCAGTGTTAGAAATAGATTCAAACTCTCACTAGCCAGTGGGACTAATGACCCAAAAATGTCACTTGCCCTTCAGGCTCCTTACTGGCCTGATTAATTTATGATAATTTGTAGACAATAAAACAGCACATAGGAGAATAGTTACACTGTTCAATTCACAAATTAATTGTTTCAGATTATTAACTCTCAGCCCCTGACACTGATGGGACATACTCTAAGAATACCCATACATTTTCACATTATCTTCACGTTATATTATCTTAAGAACCTCAGTCATCATCACTGGAAGAAGTCTCCACATTATAATTGCCATCACTGTCATAACAGCTGTCACAGTCAGAATCTTGAGCTGCTTGGGTCTCACCACCGTCTCCACCCTCTGCTTCATGTGCATGTAAATATATCTGCTCTCCATGATCCATCTCTGACTCCAGAGATTCCTGGGGCTGGACAGACCTCCTTACCCACCTGGGTTTTGCTTTCAACCAGTGGTGAATCACAGGGGCAATACTCTGACACTTCAGAAATGACCAATGATGTTACTACTTATGATTTAGATAGTTACTTGAAACATAGAGCGTTTgactgtttgtttatgttttggaaGATGATGTTGCCGCTAAAATTGGCTATTCAGGAAACATGATCAGCACCTAAATTATCACAAGTTAGACAGGCCAGACTTGGGTAACTTTTGACAGGCGC is part of the Haliotis asinina isolate JCU_RB_2024 chromosome 6, JCU_Hal_asi_v2, whole genome shotgun sequence genome and harbors:
- the LOC137287429 gene encoding mitochondrial transcription rescue factor 1-like; amino-acid sequence: MPCTRLFMHEGKNIFSSIVKHRSFVPVSVYIFDNYTSLHERQLRLFWRPFHSGISLNTDQTWGVSKLLTPSHCLCNSVRGYTRKRSKSKADSPSDSDSDSNDDDDDEEIDSEDEADYTDHGGSVMKLHVRSLRTDSILSKGMNTGREKIDKMFLANRLRVNGNVLLKKSKQLAEGDCVDMILQNSEDETKVKRLKVLKVLGEKTRTDKHVVKVQVWRKAFDPTSDEHSL